One stretch of Paroedura picta isolate Pp20150507F chromosome 13, Ppicta_v3.0, whole genome shotgun sequence DNA includes these proteins:
- the LRRC43 gene encoding leucine-rich repeat-containing protein 43 isoform X4 — MGPAPRLQPRGPAAEGAGGADSAELVLSANHISRINSAHLPPTLKVLELCGNEVDSLKDLCAPPPPELQHLGLGHNCRLGSSQEDYLTDAFWPKLVSLDLSYNNFTDLLGLLAKLCTLKGLRVLVLQGNPLALMPGYHGFTIDSLPRLCALDDNIITPDERHCFLGISCNPALLLEDVEVVVTVSRVRGIPNPAWAEEPESSPESPVITYSYYVTYEFAKGEKIDKGDNIQVLMSQSPVSTGQNAESPPAGPKEAEGFGVATQDVPVKQDVPSETANVYSTLRKPWAETIEYEYRKEHITKDLVSLKAYLLAGTTVAVVEEKIVSWPVVVTPVETPSKKGKGKAEKGKPEKGKKEKGKEEKAKAEKGKLKDAGKGSSKKKKKAPPPEFQSDPPILKTLGSGLVSLQSLLAGESLLTTVCDFGVLITELGPQPSAMKEKDGKKGKNKDKKAKSGPESTAVQKTSSAAKGKGRKQDSPRGPDVLMIQPVPLTVEFQVQRLKWKSASQILTKSKIPT, encoded by the exons ATGGGCCCTGCCCCCCGACTGCAGCCCCGAGGACCAGCAGCTGAGGGAGCTGGCGGTGCGGACTCCGCAG aGCTTGTCCTGAGTGCGAATCACATCAGCAGGATCAACTCCGCCCACCTCCCGCCAACCCTGAAG GTGCTGGAACTTTGTGGCAATGAGGTGGACAGCTTGAAGGACctgtgtgccccccctccccccgagctcCAGCATCTGGGCCTGGGACACAATTGCCGGCTGGGCTCGTCCCAGGAAGACTACCTCACAGATGCTTTCTG GCCAAAGCTCGTCTCCCTCGACTTGAGCTATAACAATTTTACGGACTTGCTGGGCCTCCTCGCCAAGCTCTGCACGCTGAAGGGGCTCCGGGTGCTCGTGCTGCAGGGCAACCCTCTGGCTCTGATGCCCGGATACCACGGCTTCACCATCGACAGCCTGCCCAGGCTGTGTGCCCTCGATGACAACATCATCACCCCTGACGAAAGGCACTGCTTCCTGGGCATCTCCTGCAATCCAG cgctgctgctggagGACGTCGAAGTGGTGGTCACGGTTAGCAGAGTCCGAGGGATCCCCAACCCTGCCTGGGCCGAGGAGCCAGAAAGCAGCCCCGAGTCTCCTGTGATCACCTACAGCTACTATGTGACGTATGAATTTGCCAAAGGCGAAAAAATCGACAAGGGGGACAACATCCAG GTCTTGATGTCCCAAAGTCCGGTCTCAACAGGCCAGAACGCAGAAAGCCCTCCGGccggccccaaagaagcagaGGGCTTTGGGGTCGCGACTCAGGATGTGCCTGTGAAGCAGGACGTGCCTTCTGAAACAG CGAATGTTTACTCCACCCTTCGGAAACCTTGGGCTGAGACCATCGAGTATGAATACAGAAAAGAGCACATCACCAAGGACCTGGTTTCTTTGAAGGCCTATCTTCTTGCTGGGACCACCGTGGCAGTTGTGGAAGAAAAG ATTGTCTCCTGGCCTGTTGTCGTCACTCCTGTCGAGACTCCcagcaagaaagggaaggggaaagcggAGAAAGGGAAACCCgaaaaggggaaaaaggagaaagggaaagaggagaaggccaaagctgagaaggGGAAGCTGAAAGACGCTGGCAAG GgcagcagcaagaagaagaagaaggcaccTCCGCCCGAGTTCCAAAGTGACCCTCCCATCCTGAAGACCTTGGGCTCTGGCCTCGTCAGCCTGCAGAGCCTGCTGGCCGGAGAATCGCTGTTGACCACCGTGTGTGACTTCGGCGTCCTGATCACAGAGCTGGGGCCTCAGCCCTCCGCCATGAAAGAGAAG GACGGCAAGAAGGgcaaaaataaagataaaaaaGCCAAAAGTGGACCCGAGAGCACAGCAGTCCAGAAAACCTCATCAGCCGCCAAAG ggaaaggcagaaaacaggATTCTCCCAGAGGGCCAGATGTTCTGATGATCCAGCCGGTGCCTCTCACTGTGGAATTCCAAGTCCAGCGCCTGAAGTGGAAATCGGCATCACAAATCTTAACGAAGTCCAAAATACCTACATGA
- the LRRC43 gene encoding leucine-rich repeat-containing protein 43 isoform X2: MGGLSASDAFWTHLRALGLDQFPCGTGSWNKSRFSPRKARTPWRCGQQPLSLALSDPLIPPTEETTEALTEFLRSPGSPWALPPDCSPEDQQLRELAVRTPQVNEIDANLLKFPNLEELVLSANHISRINSAHLPPTLKVLELCGNEVDSLKDLCAPPPPELQHLGLGHNCRLGSSQEDYLTDAFWPKLVSLDLSYNNFTDLLGLLAKLCTLKGLRVLVLQGNPLALMPGYHGFTIDSLPRLCALDDNIITPDERHCFLGISCNPALLLEDVEVVVTVSRVRGIPNPAWAEEPESSPESPVITYSYYVTYEFAKGEKIDKGDNIQVLMSQSPVSTGQNAESPPAGPKEAEGFGVATQDVPVKQDVPSETANVYSTLRKPWAETIEYEYRKEHITKDLVSLKAYLLAGTTVAVVEEKIVSWPVVVTPVETPSKKGKGKAEKGKPEKGKKEKGKEEKAKAEKGKLKDAGKGSSKKKKKAPPPEFQSDPPILKTLGSGLVSLQSLLAGESLLTTVCDFGVLITELGPQPSAMKEKDGKKGKNKDKKAKSGPESTAVQKTSSAAKGKGRKQDSPRGPDVLMIQPVPLTVEFQVQRLKWKSASQILTKSKIPT, from the exons ATGGGCGGCCTCAGCGCCTCCGACGCCTTCTGGACGCACCTGCGCGCCCTCGGCCTCGACCAGTTCCCCTGCGGCACCGGCAGCTgg AATAAATCCCGTTTCTCCCCACGGAAAGCCAGAACCCCATGGCGCTGTGGCCAACAACCGCTGAGCCTGGCGCTTTCTGACCCGCTCATCCCCCCGACGGAAGAGACCACGGAAGCGCTGACGGAGTTCCTGCGCAGCCCCGGCTCGCCATGGGCCCTGCCCCCCGACTGCAGCCCCGAGGACCAGCAGCTGAGGGAGCTGGCGGTGCGGACTCCGCAG GTGAATGAAATTGATGCCAATTTGTTaaaattccccaacctggaagaGCTTGTCCTGAGTGCGAATCACATCAGCAGGATCAACTCCGCCCACCTCCCGCCAACCCTGAAG GTGCTGGAACTTTGTGGCAATGAGGTGGACAGCTTGAAGGACctgtgtgccccccctccccccgagctcCAGCATCTGGGCCTGGGACACAATTGCCGGCTGGGCTCGTCCCAGGAAGACTACCTCACAGATGCTTTCTG GCCAAAGCTCGTCTCCCTCGACTTGAGCTATAACAATTTTACGGACTTGCTGGGCCTCCTCGCCAAGCTCTGCACGCTGAAGGGGCTCCGGGTGCTCGTGCTGCAGGGCAACCCTCTGGCTCTGATGCCCGGATACCACGGCTTCACCATCGACAGCCTGCCCAGGCTGTGTGCCCTCGATGACAACATCATCACCCCTGACGAAAGGCACTGCTTCCTGGGCATCTCCTGCAATCCAG cgctgctgctggagGACGTCGAAGTGGTGGTCACGGTTAGCAGAGTCCGAGGGATCCCCAACCCTGCCTGGGCCGAGGAGCCAGAAAGCAGCCCCGAGTCTCCTGTGATCACCTACAGCTACTATGTGACGTATGAATTTGCCAAAGGCGAAAAAATCGACAAGGGGGACAACATCCAG GTCTTGATGTCCCAAAGTCCGGTCTCAACAGGCCAGAACGCAGAAAGCCCTCCGGccggccccaaagaagcagaGGGCTTTGGGGTCGCGACTCAGGATGTGCCTGTGAAGCAGGACGTGCCTTCTGAAACAG CGAATGTTTACTCCACCCTTCGGAAACCTTGGGCTGAGACCATCGAGTATGAATACAGAAAAGAGCACATCACCAAGGACCTGGTTTCTTTGAAGGCCTATCTTCTTGCTGGGACCACCGTGGCAGTTGTGGAAGAAAAG ATTGTCTCCTGGCCTGTTGTCGTCACTCCTGTCGAGACTCCcagcaagaaagggaaggggaaagcggAGAAAGGGAAACCCgaaaaggggaaaaaggagaaagggaaagaggagaaggccaaagctgagaaggGGAAGCTGAAAGACGCTGGCAAG GgcagcagcaagaagaagaagaaggcaccTCCGCCCGAGTTCCAAAGTGACCCTCCCATCCTGAAGACCTTGGGCTCTGGCCTCGTCAGCCTGCAGAGCCTGCTGGCCGGAGAATCGCTGTTGACCACCGTGTGTGACTTCGGCGTCCTGATCACAGAGCTGGGGCCTCAGCCCTCCGCCATGAAAGAGAAG GACGGCAAGAAGGgcaaaaataaagataaaaaaGCCAAAAGTGGACCCGAGAGCACAGCAGTCCAGAAAACCTCATCAGCCGCCAAAG ggaaaggcagaaaacaggATTCTCCCAGAGGGCCAGATGTTCTGATGATCCAGCCGGTGCCTCTCACTGTGGAATTCCAAGTCCAGCGCCTGAAGTGGAAATCGGCATCACAAATCTTAACGAAGTCCAAAATACCTACATGA
- the LRRC43 gene encoding leucine-rich repeat-containing protein 43 isoform X3, whose protein sequence is MGGLSASDAFWTHLRALGLDQFPCGTGSWNKSRFSPRKARTPWRCGQQPLSLALSDPLIPPTEETTEALTEFLRSPGSPWALPPDCSPEDQQLRELAVRTPQVIQDTFIFSYFKSLRIVNKGVLELCGNEVDSLKDLCAPPPPELQHLGLGHNCRLGSSQEDYLTDAFWPKLVSLDLSYNNFTDLLGLLAKLCTLKGLRVLVLQGNPLALMPGYHGFTIDSLPRLCALDDNIITPDERHCFLGISCNPALLLEDVEVVVTVSRVRGIPNPAWAEEPESSPESPVITYSYYVTYEFAKGEKIDKGDNIQVLMSQSPVSTGQNAESPPAGPKEAEGFGVATQDVPVKQDVPSETANVYSTLRKPWAETIEYEYRKEHITKDLVSLKAYLLAGTTVAVVEEKIVSWPVVVTPVETPSKKGKGKAEKGKPEKGKKEKGKEEKAKAEKGKLKDAGKGSSKKKKKAPPPEFQSDPPILKTLGSGLVSLQSLLAGESLLTTVCDFGVLITELGPQPSAMKEKDGKKGKNKDKKAKSGPESTAVQKTSSAAKGKGRKQDSPRGPDVLMIQPVPLTVEFQVQRLKWKSASQILTKSKIPT, encoded by the exons ATGGGCGGCCTCAGCGCCTCCGACGCCTTCTGGACGCACCTGCGCGCCCTCGGCCTCGACCAGTTCCCCTGCGGCACCGGCAGCTgg AATAAATCCCGTTTCTCCCCACGGAAAGCCAGAACCCCATGGCGCTGTGGCCAACAACCGCTGAGCCTGGCGCTTTCTGACCCGCTCATCCCCCCGACGGAAGAGACCACGGAAGCGCTGACGGAGTTCCTGCGCAGCCCCGGCTCGCCATGGGCCCTGCCCCCCGACTGCAGCCCCGAGGACCAGCAGCTGAGGGAGCTGGCGGTGCGGACTCCGCAGGTGATCCAAGACACCTTCATCTTCTCCTACTTCAAGTCGCTCAGGATCGTGAATAAAGGC GTGCTGGAACTTTGTGGCAATGAGGTGGACAGCTTGAAGGACctgtgtgccccccctccccccgagctcCAGCATCTGGGCCTGGGACACAATTGCCGGCTGGGCTCGTCCCAGGAAGACTACCTCACAGATGCTTTCTG GCCAAAGCTCGTCTCCCTCGACTTGAGCTATAACAATTTTACGGACTTGCTGGGCCTCCTCGCCAAGCTCTGCACGCTGAAGGGGCTCCGGGTGCTCGTGCTGCAGGGCAACCCTCTGGCTCTGATGCCCGGATACCACGGCTTCACCATCGACAGCCTGCCCAGGCTGTGTGCCCTCGATGACAACATCATCACCCCTGACGAAAGGCACTGCTTCCTGGGCATCTCCTGCAATCCAG cgctgctgctggagGACGTCGAAGTGGTGGTCACGGTTAGCAGAGTCCGAGGGATCCCCAACCCTGCCTGGGCCGAGGAGCCAGAAAGCAGCCCCGAGTCTCCTGTGATCACCTACAGCTACTATGTGACGTATGAATTTGCCAAAGGCGAAAAAATCGACAAGGGGGACAACATCCAG GTCTTGATGTCCCAAAGTCCGGTCTCAACAGGCCAGAACGCAGAAAGCCCTCCGGccggccccaaagaagcagaGGGCTTTGGGGTCGCGACTCAGGATGTGCCTGTGAAGCAGGACGTGCCTTCTGAAACAG CGAATGTTTACTCCACCCTTCGGAAACCTTGGGCTGAGACCATCGAGTATGAATACAGAAAAGAGCACATCACCAAGGACCTGGTTTCTTTGAAGGCCTATCTTCTTGCTGGGACCACCGTGGCAGTTGTGGAAGAAAAG ATTGTCTCCTGGCCTGTTGTCGTCACTCCTGTCGAGACTCCcagcaagaaagggaaggggaaagcggAGAAAGGGAAACCCgaaaaggggaaaaaggagaaagggaaagaggagaaggccaaagctgagaaggGGAAGCTGAAAGACGCTGGCAAG GgcagcagcaagaagaagaagaaggcaccTCCGCCCGAGTTCCAAAGTGACCCTCCCATCCTGAAGACCTTGGGCTCTGGCCTCGTCAGCCTGCAGAGCCTGCTGGCCGGAGAATCGCTGTTGACCACCGTGTGTGACTTCGGCGTCCTGATCACAGAGCTGGGGCCTCAGCCCTCCGCCATGAAAGAGAAG GACGGCAAGAAGGgcaaaaataaagataaaaaaGCCAAAAGTGGACCCGAGAGCACAGCAGTCCAGAAAACCTCATCAGCCGCCAAAG ggaaaggcagaaaacaggATTCTCCCAGAGGGCCAGATGTTCTGATGATCCAGCCGGTGCCTCTCACTGTGGAATTCCAAGTCCAGCGCCTGAAGTGGAAATCGGCATCACAAATCTTAACGAAGTCCAAAATACCTACATGA
- the LRRC43 gene encoding leucine-rich repeat-containing protein 43 isoform X1, whose translation MGGLSASDAFWTHLRALGLDQFPCGTGSWNKSRFSPRKARTPWRCGQQPLSLALSDPLIPPTEETTEALTEFLRSPGSPWALPPDCSPEDQQLRELAVRTPQVIQDTFIFSYFKSLRIVNKGVNEIDANLLKFPNLEELVLSANHISRINSAHLPPTLKVLELCGNEVDSLKDLCAPPPPELQHLGLGHNCRLGSSQEDYLTDAFWPKLVSLDLSYNNFTDLLGLLAKLCTLKGLRVLVLQGNPLALMPGYHGFTIDSLPRLCALDDNIITPDERHCFLGISCNPALLLEDVEVVVTVSRVRGIPNPAWAEEPESSPESPVITYSYYVTYEFAKGEKIDKGDNIQVLMSQSPVSTGQNAESPPAGPKEAEGFGVATQDVPVKQDVPSETANVYSTLRKPWAETIEYEYRKEHITKDLVSLKAYLLAGTTVAVVEEKIVSWPVVVTPVETPSKKGKGKAEKGKPEKGKKEKGKEEKAKAEKGKLKDAGKGSSKKKKKAPPPEFQSDPPILKTLGSGLVSLQSLLAGESLLTTVCDFGVLITELGPQPSAMKEKDGKKGKNKDKKAKSGPESTAVQKTSSAAKGKGRKQDSPRGPDVLMIQPVPLTVEFQVQRLKWKSASQILTKSKIPT comes from the exons ATGGGCGGCCTCAGCGCCTCCGACGCCTTCTGGACGCACCTGCGCGCCCTCGGCCTCGACCAGTTCCCCTGCGGCACCGGCAGCTgg AATAAATCCCGTTTCTCCCCACGGAAAGCCAGAACCCCATGGCGCTGTGGCCAACAACCGCTGAGCCTGGCGCTTTCTGACCCGCTCATCCCCCCGACGGAAGAGACCACGGAAGCGCTGACGGAGTTCCTGCGCAGCCCCGGCTCGCCATGGGCCCTGCCCCCCGACTGCAGCCCCGAGGACCAGCAGCTGAGGGAGCTGGCGGTGCGGACTCCGCAGGTGATCCAAGACACCTTCATCTTCTCCTACTTCAAGTCGCTCAGGATCGTGAATAAAGGC GTGAATGAAATTGATGCCAATTTGTTaaaattccccaacctggaagaGCTTGTCCTGAGTGCGAATCACATCAGCAGGATCAACTCCGCCCACCTCCCGCCAACCCTGAAG GTGCTGGAACTTTGTGGCAATGAGGTGGACAGCTTGAAGGACctgtgtgccccccctccccccgagctcCAGCATCTGGGCCTGGGACACAATTGCCGGCTGGGCTCGTCCCAGGAAGACTACCTCACAGATGCTTTCTG GCCAAAGCTCGTCTCCCTCGACTTGAGCTATAACAATTTTACGGACTTGCTGGGCCTCCTCGCCAAGCTCTGCACGCTGAAGGGGCTCCGGGTGCTCGTGCTGCAGGGCAACCCTCTGGCTCTGATGCCCGGATACCACGGCTTCACCATCGACAGCCTGCCCAGGCTGTGTGCCCTCGATGACAACATCATCACCCCTGACGAAAGGCACTGCTTCCTGGGCATCTCCTGCAATCCAG cgctgctgctggagGACGTCGAAGTGGTGGTCACGGTTAGCAGAGTCCGAGGGATCCCCAACCCTGCCTGGGCCGAGGAGCCAGAAAGCAGCCCCGAGTCTCCTGTGATCACCTACAGCTACTATGTGACGTATGAATTTGCCAAAGGCGAAAAAATCGACAAGGGGGACAACATCCAG GTCTTGATGTCCCAAAGTCCGGTCTCAACAGGCCAGAACGCAGAAAGCCCTCCGGccggccccaaagaagcagaGGGCTTTGGGGTCGCGACTCAGGATGTGCCTGTGAAGCAGGACGTGCCTTCTGAAACAG CGAATGTTTACTCCACCCTTCGGAAACCTTGGGCTGAGACCATCGAGTATGAATACAGAAAAGAGCACATCACCAAGGACCTGGTTTCTTTGAAGGCCTATCTTCTTGCTGGGACCACCGTGGCAGTTGTGGAAGAAAAG ATTGTCTCCTGGCCTGTTGTCGTCACTCCTGTCGAGACTCCcagcaagaaagggaaggggaaagcggAGAAAGGGAAACCCgaaaaggggaaaaaggagaaagggaaagaggagaaggccaaagctgagaaggGGAAGCTGAAAGACGCTGGCAAG GgcagcagcaagaagaagaagaaggcaccTCCGCCCGAGTTCCAAAGTGACCCTCCCATCCTGAAGACCTTGGGCTCTGGCCTCGTCAGCCTGCAGAGCCTGCTGGCCGGAGAATCGCTGTTGACCACCGTGTGTGACTTCGGCGTCCTGATCACAGAGCTGGGGCCTCAGCCCTCCGCCATGAAAGAGAAG GACGGCAAGAAGGgcaaaaataaagataaaaaaGCCAAAAGTGGACCCGAGAGCACAGCAGTCCAGAAAACCTCATCAGCCGCCAAAG ggaaaggcagaaaacaggATTCTCCCAGAGGGCCAGATGTTCTGATGATCCAGCCGGTGCCTCTCACTGTGGAATTCCAAGTCCAGCGCCTGAAGTGGAAATCGGCATCACAAATCTTAACGAAGTCCAAAATACCTACATGA